The Candidatus Methylomirabilota bacterium genome has a window encoding:
- the def gene encoding peptide deformylase, translated as MAVLKVARLGHPVLRRRAEPVSLEALRSPEVQRFIDDMIETMREYDGAGLAAPQVHTLKQIAVIEVQANPRYPQAPHIPLTVIVNPVVTPLTDETEEDWEGCLSVPDMRGVVPRYTAVRLECLDRSGQPMDVVAKDFFARVIQHETDHLNGIVYLDRMRDLATLSHIAEWQKHWLGIREQAD; from the coding sequence ATGGCCGTTCTCAAGGTCGCCCGCTTGGGTCACCCCGTGCTCCGACGGCGTGCCGAGCCCGTCTCCCTCGAGGCGCTACGCTCGCCCGAGGTCCAACGCTTCATCGACGACATGATCGAGACCATGCGGGAATACGACGGGGCCGGGCTGGCCGCCCCCCAGGTCCATACGCTCAAGCAGATCGCCGTGATCGAGGTGCAGGCCAACCCTCGCTACCCCCAGGCGCCCCACATCCCGCTCACGGTGATCGTCAATCCGGTGGTTACCCCGCTCACCGACGAGACCGAGGAAGACTGGGAAGGCTGCCTGAGCGTGCCGGACATGCGGGGCGTGGTGCCGCGGTACACGGCCGTGCGCCTGGAGTGCCTCGATCGGTCGGGTCAGCCGATGGACGTCGTCGCCAAGGACTTCTTCGCTCGCGTCATCCAGCACGAGACCGACCACCTCAACGGCATCGTTTATCTCGACCGGATGCGCGATCTGGCCACCCTGAGCCACATCGCCGAGTGGCAGAAGCACTGGCTTGGAATCCGAGAACAAGCCGATTAG
- a CDS encoding ferritin-like domain-containing protein: protein MTAEEFVARLDAQNRALLERLAPDDTLKPEVEGELTVANLLKVALKNELEATEIAARWLVATEDVDVKLALARQVGDEAKHYRMIADRLRALGVDLAGFDPLAKGWGPLFSYLDTLQTTVERVAAGQFTREAIAVVKNRQFIEFCERAGDRETAGLYREVIEPDEGYHHELGRRLLSRLAVTAQAQTAAARAARRTLELAEELQHKVLLSAGIHHAPGC from the coding sequence ATGACGGCCGAGGAGTTCGTGGCGAGGCTCGACGCCCAGAACCGGGCGCTGCTGGAGCGGCTGGCGCCCGATGACACGCTCAAGCCCGAGGTCGAGGGCGAGCTCACCGTGGCGAACCTGCTCAAGGTCGCCCTCAAGAACGAGCTGGAGGCGACCGAGATCGCCGCGCGCTGGCTCGTCGCCACCGAGGACGTCGACGTGAAGCTGGCTCTGGCCCGCCAGGTCGGCGACGAGGCCAAGCACTACCGGATGATCGCCGACCGGCTTCGCGCCCTCGGCGTCGACCTCGCCGGCTTCGATCCGCTGGCCAAGGGATGGGGCCCGCTGTTCTCGTACCTGGACACGCTCCAGACGACGGTCGAACGGGTCGCGGCCGGCCAGTTCACTCGCGAAGCGATCGCCGTCGTCAAGAACCGCCAGTTCATCGAGTTCTGCGAGCGGGCCGGGGACCGAGAGACGGCCGGCCTGTACCGCGAGGTCATCGAGCCCGACGAGGGCTACCACCACGAGCTCGGGCGCCGGCTGCTGAGCCGCTTGGCCGTCACTGCCCAGGCTCAGACCGCGGCGGCGCGCGCGGCGCGGCGGACGCTCGAGTTGGCCGAGGAGCTGCAGCACAAGGTCCTGCTCAGCGCGGGAATCCACCACGCGCCGGGCTGCTGA
- a CDS encoding transglutaminase-like domain-containing protein: MPERLFADLVRLPHQALDLGLGALLIAQIEHPGLSLAHSLIRLDELAAASGAARVGDPLKALHRLREFLFEEEGFTGNVDDYYDPRNSCLNDVLERRMGIPITLSVVLMEVGRRVGLNIVGVGLPGHFVVRAEVGSEPVLLDPFDGGALLTPERAADLVARAVGRRIPLTDAHFAPASKRQILSRMLMNLRGIYCRREAWDKALAVFDRLLAADERSVVHRRDRGTVLLKLGQPHQAAADWGHYLRECPNAEDAELVRRDLRRLRTRLAALN; this comes from the coding sequence ATGCCAGAGCGGCTATTCGCTGACCTGGTCCGGCTCCCCCACCAGGCTCTGGACCTCGGGCTGGGCGCCCTGCTCATCGCGCAGATCGAGCATCCCGGCCTGTCACTCGCCCACTCGCTCATACGCCTGGACGAGCTGGCGGCGGCGTCGGGCGCGGCCCGCGTCGGCGATCCACTGAAGGCGCTGCATCGGCTCCGGGAGTTCCTCTTCGAGGAGGAGGGCTTCACAGGGAACGTCGACGACTACTACGACCCTCGCAACAGCTGTCTCAACGACGTCCTGGAGCGGCGGATGGGTATTCCCATCACGCTGTCCGTGGTGCTGATGGAGGTGGGCCGACGGGTTGGCCTCAACATCGTGGGAGTGGGGTTGCCCGGCCATTTCGTCGTCCGCGCCGAGGTGGGCTCGGAGCCGGTATTGCTGGATCCCTTCGACGGCGGAGCGCTCCTCACTCCCGAGCGGGCCGCCGACCTGGTGGCGCGGGCCGTCGGACGGCGCATCCCGCTGACCGACGCGCATTTCGCCCCGGCCAGCAAGCGGCAGATCCTCAGCCGGATGCTGATGAACCTGCGCGGCATCTACTGCCGTCGCGAGGCATGGGACAAGGCGCTGGCGGTCTTCGATCGGCTCCTGGCTGCGGACGAGCGCTCGGTCGTCCACCGGCGCGATCGCGGGACGGTCCTGCTGAAGCTGGGCCAGCCGCACCAGGCGGCGGCCGACTGGGGACACTATCTGCGCGAGTGCCCGAACGCCGAGGACGCCGAACTCGTCCGCCGCGACCTCCGGCGACTTCGGACCCGTCTGGCGGCGCTGAATTGA
- a CDS encoding tetratricopeptide repeat protein has protein sequence MRFRARWAVAWVVIAVLVVSGCASRQVAPIGAGGQPFRPEADERALWSRAEKEEQALLKRAEMYDDPLLEEYLSSIADRLVPDEVRAAGGPGIKVGVIRDPTLNAFAMPNGKVYVHTGLLSRLENEAQLATILGHELTHVTHRHALRFARDARTKQTLYTVGAIAASIGVAVAAGSAMQSGDHVGTAVLSQTANAVLGLGLALATVAAIQGYGRDLEREADRAGLEQLVRAGYDPNEAPRVFALLLAEAGDRGPVETFFFGSHPRLQERIETTTALVNAKHAGAAGQAERIRQTAAFELRTRTVVRENAYEDIRMGRFALAQRQLDRVLAVTPRDPIAHIYYGDLHRLRSQRARSLDDKKLEARQSLARYEQAAALDPALPDPWRQLGFLYYQEKDQERARRAFEQYLALKPDAADAGRIKEYLLELDR, from the coding sequence GTGAGGTTTCGGGCGCGGTGGGCGGTGGCGTGGGTCGTGATCGCCGTGCTCGTCGTGTCCGGCTGCGCGTCGCGGCAGGTGGCCCCCATCGGCGCCGGCGGACAACCGTTCCGTCCCGAGGCCGACGAGCGCGCGCTCTGGAGCCGGGCCGAGAAAGAAGAGCAGGCCCTGCTCAAGCGCGCCGAAATGTACGACGACCCCCTGCTCGAGGAGTACCTGAGCAGCATCGCCGATAGGCTCGTGCCCGACGAGGTTCGCGCTGCCGGCGGCCCGGGGATCAAGGTCGGTGTCATCCGCGATCCGACGCTCAACGCGTTCGCGATGCCCAACGGGAAAGTCTACGTCCACACGGGCCTGCTCAGCCGTCTGGAGAACGAAGCCCAGTTGGCGACGATCCTCGGCCACGAACTGACCCACGTCACTCACCGTCACGCGCTCCGGTTCGCCCGGGACGCGCGCACCAAGCAGACGCTCTACACGGTGGGGGCCATCGCCGCCAGCATCGGCGTGGCCGTGGCCGCGGGCTCGGCGATGCAATCGGGCGATCACGTCGGCACGGCCGTCCTGAGCCAGACCGCCAATGCCGTGCTGGGGCTCGGGCTGGCGCTGGCCACCGTGGCTGCCATCCAGGGCTACGGTCGCGACCTCGAGCGCGAGGCCGACCGCGCGGGCCTGGAGCAGCTCGTCCGTGCCGGCTACGACCCCAACGAAGCTCCCAGGGTCTTCGCCCTGCTGCTCGCCGAGGCAGGTGATCGGGGTCCCGTGGAGACATTCTTCTTCGGCAGCCACCCCCGGCTACAGGAGCGGATCGAGACGACCACGGCCCTGGTGAACGCGAAGCACGCGGGGGCAGCGGGCCAGGCCGAGCGGATCCGGCAGACGGCGGCGTTCGAGCTCAGGACGCGCACCGTCGTGCGCGAAAACGCGTACGAGGACATCCGGATGGGGCGCTTCGCGCTCGCCCAACGCCAGCTGGACCGGGTCCTGGCGGTGACGCCTCGTGATCCGATCGCCCACATCTATTATGGCGACCTCCACCGTCTGCGCTCCCAGCGGGCCCGGAGCCTGGACGACAAGAAGCTCGAGGCGCGGCAGTCCCTGGCGCGCTACGAGCAGGCGGCCGCTCTCGACCCCGCCTTGCCGGATCCCTGGCGGCAGCTCGGCTTCCTGTACTACCAGGAGAAGGACCAGGAACGGGCCAGGCGCGCGTTCGAGCAGTACCTCGCTCTCAAGCCCGACGCCGCCGACGCCGGCCGCATCAAGGAGTACCTGCTCGAACTGGACCGCTGA
- the mutT gene encoding 8-oxo-dGTP diphosphatase MutT, translating to MPLEIEVAAALIRDARGRYLITQRRRGSHLAGLWEFPGGKLEQGETPATCLRRELTEELSATFSVGPLVDTVRWEYPDRTVVIHFHDCRLESGAIVAREAQRMEWVDADALPAYRFPPADRTLIERLRGH from the coding sequence ATGCCGCTGGAGATCGAGGTCGCCGCCGCCCTGATTCGGGACGCCCGGGGACGCTACCTCATCACGCAGCGGCGGCGCGGGTCACACCTTGCCGGCTTGTGGGAGTTCCCCGGCGGCAAGCTCGAGCAGGGCGAGACGCCGGCCACGTGTCTGCGCCGTGAACTGACGGAGGAGCTGTCGGCGACCTTCAGCGTCGGCCCTCTCGTCGACACCGTGCGGTGGGAGTATCCCGACCGCACCGTGGTGATCCACTTCCACGACTGCCGGCTGGAGTCCGGGGCCATCGTTGCCCGGGAGGCCCAGCGGATGGAATGGGTCGACGCCGACGCCCTGCCGGCCTACCGGTTCCCGCCCGCGGACCGCACCCTCATCGAGCGCCTGCGCGGTCACTGA
- a CDS encoding A/G-specific adenine glycosylase — MLKLPAATVRAFRRRLLAWYARHGRDLPWRRTRNPYRVLVSEIMLQQTQVDRVIPKYHEFLRRYPTMRALAGARVDEVRRLWYPLGYNARPIRLRQIARETLARYGGRLPDSDERLRTLPGIGRYTAGAIRAFAYDADTAVLDTNVRRVLGRVFVGRRRARHLRGDGPYWDLAARLVPNGRGYDFNQALMDFGATHCTARKPACRTCPLRGLCVSYPLHGAALR, encoded by the coding sequence GTGCTGAAACTGCCTGCCGCCACCGTGCGCGCCTTCCGGCGCCGGCTGCTCGCATGGTACGCCCGGCACGGACGCGACCTGCCGTGGCGACGCACCCGTAACCCCTACCGCGTCCTCGTCTCCGAGATCATGCTGCAGCAGACGCAGGTGGACCGCGTCATTCCCAAGTACCACGAGTTCCTGCGCCGCTACCCCACGATGCGGGCTCTGGCCGGGGCCCGCGTCGACGAGGTGCGTCGCCTCTGGTATCCGCTGGGGTACAACGCTCGGCCGATCCGGCTCCGACAGATTGCCAGGGAAACGCTTGCCCGGTACGGTGGGCGTCTTCCCGACAGCGATGAGCGGCTTCGCACCCTGCCGGGTATCGGGCGCTACACCGCCGGTGCCATCCGAGCCTTCGCATATGATGCCGACACCGCGGTGCTGGACACCAACGTGCGCCGGGTTCTGGGCCGGGTGTTCGTCGGACGTCGACGAGCCCGGCACCTGCGGGGAGACGGGCCGTACTGGGACCTGGCGGCCAGGCTGGTGCCGAACGGGCGCGGGTACGATTTCAACCAGGCCCTTATGGACTTCGGCGCAACCCACTGTACGGCCAGGAAACCAGCGTGCCGAACATGTCCCCTCCGGGGGCTTTGCGTGAGCTATCCCCTACACGGCGCCGCCCTCCGCTGA
- a CDS encoding aminomethyltransferase family protein encodes MTAHRLPLHDQHAAAGARFAEPCGLELPLDYGDAAGEYAAVRTAAGLMDASDVGVVEATGRDRAAFLQGMLSNDVKALMPGHGCRAAFLDVHGKIRTLLLVWVLEDRILLVTPHGMAAKTVQDLDQFLFSEKVALRDATGESTLLLLAGPDAPALAGRVTGTAVPEAPWAHATATAQGSDVRLVRGTGETGEPEVWIVAAADAGAALWPALQRAGARPVGLTARESLRIETGIPRVGHDVDQSVLLPEIDLHDLVSYTKGCYLGQEVIVRIRDRGHVNRHLRGLQIEGRAVPSPGAAIVAAGQEVGRVTSATWSFGFGRPLALGLIRRRYAEAGSPVTVHTPTGELAAKVSALPFTR; translated from the coding sequence ATGACGGCGCATCGCTTGCCGCTCCACGATCAGCATGCGGCGGCCGGGGCGCGGTTCGCCGAGCCCTGCGGGCTCGAGCTGCCGCTGGACTACGGCGATGCGGCCGGGGAATACGCGGCGGTGCGCACCGCGGCCGGTCTGATGGATGCGAGCGATGTCGGCGTGGTCGAGGCGACCGGCCGCGACCGCGCCGCCTTCCTGCAGGGCATGCTGAGCAACGACGTCAAGGCGCTGATGCCCGGCCACGGCTGCCGGGCCGCGTTTCTCGACGTCCACGGCAAGATCCGGACATTGCTCCTGGTGTGGGTCCTGGAGGATCGCATCCTGCTCGTGACGCCTCACGGCATGGCGGCCAAGACGGTTCAGGACCTCGATCAGTTTCTGTTCTCGGAGAAGGTCGCCCTCCGCGACGCCACGGGCGAATCGACGCTGCTGCTGCTGGCCGGCCCGGACGCCCCCGCGCTGGCCGGGCGCGTGACCGGCACGGCTGTCCCCGAAGCCCCCTGGGCGCACGCCACGGCAACGGCGCAGGGCAGCGACGTCCGGCTGGTACGCGGGACGGGGGAGACCGGAGAGCCGGAGGTGTGGATCGTCGCTGCCGCGGACGCCGGGGCGGCCCTGTGGCCGGCGCTGCAGCGAGCCGGCGCCCGGCCGGTGGGCCTCACCGCGCGGGAATCGCTGCGCATCGAGACGGGCATCCCGCGCGTCGGCCACGACGTCGACCAGTCGGTTCTGCTGCCCGAGATCGACCTTCACGATCTCGTCTCCTACACGAAGGGCTGTTACCTGGGCCAGGAGGTCATCGTGAGGATCCGCGATCGCGGGCACGTGAACCGGCATCTGCGCGGTTTGCAGATCGAGGGCCGGGCGGTTCCCTCTCCGGGAGCTGCCATCGTCGCGGCCGGCCAGGAGGTTGGCCGGGTGACCAGCGCGACGTGGTCCTTCGGATTCGGGCGCCCCCTCGCCCTCGGCTTGATCCGGCGGCGGTACGCCGAAGCGGGCAGCCCGGTCACCGTCCACACGCCGACCGGCGAGCTCGCGGCCAAGGTGTCCGCGCTGCCCTTCACGCGCTGA
- a CDS encoding thioredoxin domain-containing protein codes for MTNRLANETSPYLFQHAHNPVDWYPWGEEAFTKARAEDKPVLLSVGYSACHWCHVMERESFEDRDIARLMNEHFVNVKVDREERPDVDQIYMQAVQAMTGHGGWPMTVFLTPDGVPFYGGTYFPPVPRHGMPAFPQLLEALAEAWRTRRGEVLESSGRLAAELNRTERLRNAAQLLTDEVLFSAFAGVSAQFDERQGGLGGAPKFPQPMLWEFVLRFWKRTGNPTAGAMTRTTLTRMARGGIYDQLGGGFHRYSVDAQWLVPHFEKMLYDNAQLASLYLAAWQAFSDDEYRRVAEETLDYILREMTDPLGGFYSSQDADSEGEEGKFFVWTGDEIESALGPDSEAALRYWGVDRGSNFEGRNVLWVPGAPDPAAIAGARQRLREVRERRVRPARDDKVLVAWNGLACRAFAEAGLALRRPDYVAAAVRNAEFVLGAMQADGRLLRTWKSGEARLKGYLEDYAMMAAALLEVYQATLDGHWLDEARQLADQMLALFWDEAVAGFYDTGSDHERLIVRPRNLFDNAVPCGSSVAIETLLRLRVLTGETAYEKKALAALRPMADLLSRHPAGFGRFLCALDFNLGPVVEVALVDGPRGGLEPLLAEVYSRYLPNRVVAGVRDGDGAPSATIPLLEGRVAVDGRATAYVCRNYVCDLPVTEPAALGRQLDGV; via the coding sequence GTGACGAACCGGCTGGCGAACGAGACGAGCCCCTACCTGTTCCAGCACGCCCACAATCCGGTGGACTGGTATCCCTGGGGTGAGGAGGCGTTCACCAAGGCCCGCGCCGAAGACAAACCGGTGCTGCTCTCCGTGGGCTACTCGGCCTGCCACTGGTGTCACGTCATGGAGCGGGAGTCCTTCGAGGACCGCGACATCGCCCGACTCATGAACGAGCACTTCGTCAACGTCAAGGTGGATCGGGAGGAGCGGCCCGACGTGGACCAGATCTACATGCAGGCCGTGCAGGCGATGACCGGGCACGGCGGCTGGCCCATGACGGTGTTTCTCACCCCCGACGGCGTACCTTTCTACGGGGGCACGTATTTCCCGCCGGTTCCCCGCCACGGCATGCCGGCCTTTCCCCAGCTCCTCGAGGCGCTCGCCGAGGCCTGGCGCACCCGGCGGGGCGAGGTGCTGGAGTCGTCGGGCCGGCTCGCCGCCGAGCTGAACCGCACCGAGCGCCTGCGCAACGCCGCCCAGCTCTTGACCGACGAGGTGCTCTTCAGCGCGTTCGCCGGTGTGTCGGCGCAGTTCGACGAGCGGCAGGGCGGCCTGGGCGGGGCGCCGAAGTTCCCGCAGCCCATGCTCTGGGAGTTCGTGCTGCGCTTCTGGAAGCGGACCGGCAACCCCACGGCCGGCGCGATGACGCGGACCACGCTCACCCGGATGGCCCGCGGCGGGATCTACGACCAGCTCGGGGGCGGCTTCCACCGCTACTCGGTGGACGCGCAGTGGCTGGTGCCCCACTTCGAGAAGATGCTCTACGACAACGCACAGCTCGCCTCGCTCTACCTCGCCGCCTGGCAGGCCTTCAGTGACGACGAGTACCGGCGGGTGGCCGAGGAGACGCTGGACTACATCCTGCGCGAGATGACGGACCCGCTGGGCGGCTTCTACTCCTCGCAGGACGCGGACTCGGAGGGCGAGGAAGGCAAGTTCTTCGTCTGGACGGGCGACGAGATCGAGAGCGCGCTGGGCCCGGACAGCGAGGCGGCTCTGCGGTACTGGGGGGTCGACCGCGGCTCGAACTTCGAGGGCCGCAACGTTCTGTGGGTTCCCGGTGCGCCCGACCCCGCGGCCATCGCCGGCGCGCGGCAACGCCTCCGGGAGGTCCGGGAGCGGCGGGTGCGTCCGGCACGCGACGACAAAGTGCTGGTGGCGTGGAACGGTCTCGCCTGCCGGGCGTTCGCCGAGGCCGGGCTCGCGCTGCGGCGGCCCGACTACGTGGCGGCAGCCGTCCGCAACGCGGAGTTCGTGCTCGGCGCCATGCAGGCCGACGGCCGGCTGCTCCGCACCTGGAAGAGCGGCGAGGCCAGGCTCAAAGGCTACCTCGAGGACTACGCGATGATGGCGGCGGCGCTCCTGGAGGTGTACCAGGCGACGCTCGATGGCCACTGGCTCGACGAGGCCCGCCAGCTCGCGGACCAGATGCTGGCGCTGTTCTGGGACGAGGCCGTGGCCGGCTTCTACGACACCGGCAGCGACCACGAGCGCCTCATCGTGCGCCCGCGCAACCTCTTCGACAACGCCGTGCCCTGCGGCAGCTCGGTCGCCATCGAGACCCTGCTGCGGTTGCGCGTGCTCACGGGCGAGACCGCGTACGAGAAGAAGGCGTTGGCGGCCCTGCGACCAATGGCCGATCTGCTGTCGCGCCATCCCGCAGGCTTCGGGCGCTTCCTGTGCGCGCTGGATTTCAACCTGGGCCCTGTCGTGGAGGTCGCGCTGGTCGACGGCCCCCGCGGCGGCCTGGAGCCGCTGCTCGCCGAGGTCTATTCGCGCTACCTGCCCAACCGGGTCGTCGCCGGCGTCCGGGACGGTGACGGCGCGCCCTCGGCCACCATCCCTCTGCTCGAGGGCCGCGTCGCGGTGGACGGCCGGGCCACGGCGTACGTCTGCCGCAACTATGTCTGCGATCTGCCGGTGACGGAGCCGGCGGCGCTCGGCCGCCAGCTCGACGGCGTCTGA
- a CDS encoding SEC-C metal-binding domain-containing protein, with protein MSALGRNDPCSCGSGKKYKKCCLAKDAPAPGAFTAAERKSALEGLFRFSRRAELDETHAVGSAAFWVDWMVDRTEDELREAMRLGESETAYLEWFVFDFRLASGRTLAEEFLARERRSLRSGEARYLERMRLSHLRPYEIARVRPEEGLDLTDLWTGERLRVQERLGTRQLIQWDLLGARVMLGPAGVPVLDGLPYLYPALAKEDILKRLRRAQRDFKRKVPGGDLTTFFKRHGMLFHHLWLDHVALLPVPRVVTAEGDEVVLARVVFDVKDQGAVAAALARHPDLRQQDDGSYVWLEAEQAADRPPTRRAAKGIQVTSMRLGGGEEPRRSLGTVVPKGRRLVFETTSRPWAERGRAMIAALAGSAVAYRATRYQDVGQAAGGSPSPAARPSEIPPEVEAKLLGQFYEQHYRGWLDERLPALGGRTPRQASVLKSGRGKVISLLKAMENMAERQRRDGRPAYDFGWMWAALGLERPG; from the coding sequence ATGAGCGCGCTCGGCCGGAACGACCCCTGTTCGTGCGGGAGCGGCAAGAAATACAAGAAGTGCTGTTTGGCGAAAGACGCCCCGGCGCCGGGCGCGTTCACGGCGGCGGAGCGCAAGAGCGCGCTGGAGGGACTGTTCCGCTTCTCGCGACGCGCGGAGCTCGACGAGACGCACGCAGTGGGTAGCGCGGCCTTCTGGGTCGACTGGATGGTGGACCGCACGGAGGACGAGCTTCGTGAGGCGATGCGGCTGGGCGAGAGCGAGACCGCCTACCTCGAATGGTTCGTGTTTGACTTCCGCCTTGCCAGCGGCCGGACGCTCGCCGAGGAGTTCCTCGCGCGCGAGCGGCGCAGCCTGCGCTCGGGCGAGGCGCGCTATCTGGAGCGCATGCGTCTGTCCCACCTGCGGCCGTACGAGATCGCGCGGGTGAGGCCGGAGGAGGGGCTCGACTTGACCGACCTGTGGACGGGAGAGCGCCTCCGCGTGCAGGAGCGCCTCGGCACGCGCCAGCTCATCCAGTGGGATCTCCTCGGCGCCCGCGTGATGCTGGGGCCGGCCGGCGTCCCCGTGCTCGACGGCCTGCCCTATCTCTACCCGGCGCTGGCCAAGGAGGACATCCTCAAGCGCCTCCGGCGGGCTCAGCGGGACTTCAAGCGCAAGGTTCCAGGCGGTGACCTCACCACCTTCTTCAAGAGGCACGGCATGCTCTTCCATCATCTGTGGCTGGACCACGTCGCGCTCCTCCCGGTGCCCCGGGTGGTGACCGCCGAAGGCGACGAGGTCGTGCTGGCGCGGGTGGTGTTCGACGTGAAGGACCAGGGTGCGGTTGCGGCGGCCCTTGCTCGCCACCCCGATCTGCGCCAGCAGGACGACGGCAGCTACGTGTGGCTGGAGGCCGAGCAAGCGGCCGACCGGCCGCCCACCAGGCGCGCGGCCAAGGGAATCCAGGTGACCTCAATGCGCCTCGGGGGCGGTGAAGAGCCCCGCCGGAGCCTGGGGACCGTCGTGCCCAAGGGCCGGCGCCTCGTCTTCGAGACGACCTCACGCCCGTGGGCCGAGCGGGGGCGGGCGATGATCGCAGCGCTCGCGGGCAGCGCCGTCGCGTATCGCGCCACCAGGTACCAGGACGTCGGCCAGGCGGCGGGGGGTTCCCCGAGCCCGGCTGCCAGGCCGTCGGAGATCCCGCCGGAAGTGGAGGCCAAGCTCCTGGGCCAGTTCTACGAGCAGCACTACCGGGGATGGCTCGATGAGCGGCTGCCGGCGCTTGGCGGGCGCACCCCGCGCCAGGCCAGCGTCCTCAAGTCCGGGCGGGGGAAGGTGATTTCGCTCCTCAAGGCCATGGAGAACATGGCCGAGCGGCAGCGGCGCGACGGCCGCCCCGCCTACGACTTCGGCTGGATGTGGGCCGCGCTGGGGCTCGAGCGGCCAGGGTAG
- a CDS encoding UPF0158 family protein: MTDTPAGVEARYRRMLLARSGEDRLRMGFSMYSTARAFVVASLLEREPQASPERIREAVFLRFYGRDFDDATREKILARLAGERPTRRRVPIDWGDLEMALTWRSDEYDYYLDLRTGKVLAHAIWGDGETADLSEEQVDEGLAEGRLVEVERLPSSAEYGWMVEFAASVQNPHLRELLDVALRGRGAFRRFKDALAGYPREHERWFAFHDARVRGAMLEWLADRDIEATTVPPGSNGC; the protein is encoded by the coding sequence ATGACGGATACGCCGGCCGGCGTGGAAGCGCGGTACCGGCGGATGCTGCTCGCCCGTTCGGGGGAGGACCGGCTCCGGATGGGATTCTCGATGTATTCGACCGCCCGCGCTTTCGTCGTGGCGTCGCTCCTCGAGAGAGAGCCGCAGGCGTCGCCGGAGCGGATCCGCGAGGCGGTCTTCCTCCGCTTCTACGGTCGCGATTTCGACGACGCCACCCGCGAGAAGATCCTGGCGAGGCTGGCGGGCGAACGGCCGACGCGAAGGCGCGTGCCGATCGACTGGGGCGACCTGGAGATGGCGCTGACGTGGCGATCGGATGAGTATGACTACTACCTCGATCTCCGCACCGGCAAGGTGTTGGCACACGCCATCTGGGGCGACGGGGAGACCGCCGACCTCTCGGAAGAGCAGGTGGACGAAGGGCTGGCGGAGGGGCGGCTCGTGGAGGTGGAGCGGCTGCCGTCTTCGGCGGAGTACGGCTGGATGGTCGAGTTCGCCGCGTCGGTGCAGAACCCGCACCTGCGCGAGCTTCTCGACGTCGCGCTGCGCGGTCGTGGCGCCTTCCGCCGGTTCAAGGACGCGCTGGCCGGCTATCCGCGTGAGCACGAGCGGTGGTTCGCGTTCCACGACGCGCGCGTGCGAGGGGCGATGCTCGAATGGCTCGCCGACCGGGACATCGAGGCGACGACTGTGCCGCCAGGGTCCAACGGGTGTTGA
- the thiS gene encoding sulfur carrier protein ThiS, with protein sequence MKITVNGKVLEVDDGVSIEALLARLGVRREYTAVAVNREVTPKSHYAGTRLRDGDRVEIVRPMGGG encoded by the coding sequence ATGAAGATCACGGTGAACGGGAAGGTCCTAGAGGTCGACGACGGCGTCAGCATCGAGGCGTTGCTGGCGCGGCTGGGCGTCCGCCGCGAATACACCGCCGTCGCGGTGAATCGCGAGGTGACGCCGAAGAGCCACTACGCGGGCACCCGGCTCCGCGACGGCGACCGCGTGGAGATCGTCAGGCCGATGGGTGGGGGATAG
- a CDS encoding thiazole synthase, which yields MHDTPLVIGGKEFSSRLIVGTGKYGSLDVMRQAHEESGAQIVTVAIRRVSLPGSGESILDHVDTTRFTLLPNTAGCYTADEAIRTAYLAREAGLGEMVKLEVIGDSRTLFPDVLGLLEATKVLAREGFVVMPYTNDDPVVAKRLEDAGAAVVMPLGAPIGSGLGIRNPYNVKIILESVTVPVIVDAGVGTASDAAIAMELGCDGVLMNTAIAGARDPVAMARAMRLAVEAGRLAYKAGRIGKKLYATASSPLEGVPDWTS from the coding sequence ATGCACGACACGCCGCTCGTTATCGGAGGCAAGGAGTTCAGCTCGCGCCTGATCGTCGGAACCGGAAAGTACGGATCCCTGGACGTCATGCGCCAGGCCCACGAGGAGTCCGGCGCCCAGATCGTCACCGTCGCCATCCGGCGGGTGAGCCTGCCCGGCAGCGGCGAGTCGATCCTCGACCACGTCGACACCACGCGGTTCACGCTGCTGCCCAACACGGCGGGCTGCTACACGGCCGACGAGGCCATCCGCACGGCCTACCTCGCCCGCGAGGCCGGGCTGGGAGAGATGGTCAAGCTGGAGGTCATCGGCGATTCCCGGACGCTATTCCCCGACGTGCTGGGCCTGCTGGAGGCGACCAAGGTCCTGGCGCGCGAGGGCTTCGTCGTCATGCCCTACACGAACGACGACCCCGTCGTGGCCAAGAGGCTCGAGGACGCCGGCGCGGCCGTCGTCATGCCCCTGGGCGCGCCCATCGGCTCGGGGCTCGGCATCCGCAACCCGTACAACGTCAAGATCATCCTGGAATCGGTGACGGTGCCGGTCATCGTGGACGCTGGTGTCGGGACCGCCTCCGACGCCGCCATCGCCATGGAGCTCGGCTGCGACGGCGTCCTCATGAACACGGCCATCGCCGGCGCCCGCGACCCCGTGGCCATGGCTCGGGCCATGCGACTGGCGGTGGAGGCCGGACGGCTCGCCTACAAGGCCGGCCGCATCGGCAAGAAGCTCTACGCCACGGCCTCCTCGCCGCTGGAGGGTGTGCCGGATTGGACCAGCTGA